The Desulfovibrio fairfieldensis sequence CGGCGACGGCGGGTTCCGCGCGCCGGGCTGCCCCTGGCTGAATTATGCCTGTCTGGCCTTCCTGGCGCTGGTGCTGGCACTGATGACCCAACTGGACGACACCCGCCCGGCGGTCCTGCTGCTGCCCCTCTGGCTGGGTGTGTTGTATACGGGCTTCCGGCTGAAAAAAGCGCGCGAAAAGCGCCGGGATGCTGCGCGGGACGCCGAGGCCCGGCCCCGCTGACAGACGGGCCGCTTTCAGGTAATGTGACGGCCATGCGCACGTCATTTCAAAATGTCCGGGAAGTGCTGGCCCATCTTGACGGCCTGGGCCTCTTCCATATGGATCTGAGCCTGAACCGCATGCACCGCGCTCTAGGGGCCCTGGATCTGACCCGGCCCCCCTTCACGGTGGTCCAGATTCTGGGCACCAACGGCAAGGGTTCCACAGCGGCCTTTCTGGCCTCGCTCTGCATGGCCCACGGCTGCAAAACCGGTCTGTACACTTCGCCGCACTTTGTCTCGCCCGAGGAACGCATCCGCGTGGACGGACGTACCTGGCCCGCCGAAAGCTGGACCGCGCACGCCAACGAGATCATGGCCGCGGCTCCGGACCTGACCTATTTTGAATTTCTCACGGTTCTGGCCTTGCTGCTCTTCCGGGAGGAAAAGGTGGACGTAGCCGTGCTGGAAGCGGGCCTGGGGGGACGGCACGACGCCACCACCGCCGTGCCCGCCGACCTGCTTTGCTACGCGCCCATAGCCCTGGATCACAGGGACGTGCTGGGGCCCACTCTCACGGCCATCGCAACGGACAAGGCCGCTGCCGTGCGTGGCCCGGCCCCGGTCTGCACAGCCCCGCAATTTCCCGAGGCGGCGCGTTGCCTTGAAGAAGCCGCACGCGCCCACAAGGCCATGCTGTTCCAGGCCGCGCCCCTGCCCGCCGCTTCCGCGCCCGGCCTTGGGCTGGCCGGACCGCACCAGCTGGTCAACGCCGGGCTGGCCCTCGCGGCCTGGCGGCATCTGGCCCCGCTGCTGGGCAAAAATGCCGACAACACCGCGGCGCAGGCGCACGGTCTGGCCCATGCCTTTCTACCGGGCCGCCTCCAATCCGTGCCCGGCACAAAGGACTACCCGCCAATGCTGCTGGACGGCGCGCACAATCCCCACGGCATGCGCGCTCTGCTGTGGGCGCTGGATGCGGCGGACATCCGGCCCGCCGGGGCTGTTTTTTCCTGCCTGGGGGACAAGGACTGGCGCACCTCGGCCCTGATGCTCAAGCATTGGCTGGGAGAGGCCCCGCTGGTCATCCCGGCCCTGGATAATCCGCGCGCCGCCGACCCGCGCGAGGTGGCCAGGGCCTGCGATGGCCTGCCCCCGGCCACGGCCACGGTTTTTGAAGGCCCGCGCGCCCTGCCCGACGCACTGGCAGCCGCGCGCCGTCTTGAAGGCGCAGGCCCTGAGCGGCCGGTGCTGCTGACCGGCTCTCTCTACCTGCTGGCCGAATTTTTCGCGCTCTTTCCACATTTGCTGGCGGCCGTACCGCCAAAGGCCCTGCCATGAACGAGCTTTTTCGCGCCATCCCGGCCACGGATCTCTGTCTGGACGCCCTGATTGTTGCCGATCAAAATCTGGAAGCGGCTCCGCGCGCTCTGCTGCGCGAACTGGTCACACAGTTCTGGGACGCCCGGCGGGAGGACATTCGCGCCGGACGCTGCCGTGAGGCCGCCCAATTGAACCTGGAGGCCCAACTGCCCGCCTTGCTGGCGTACGTCCGCGCCGGGCTGCGGCCCCGGCTCAGGCCCGTGCTCAACGCCACAGGCGTGGTGGTGCATACCAATCTGGGGCGCTCCGTGCTGGCCGAGGAGGCGCGGCAGGCCGTGGCCCTGGCCGCCGACGGCTACTGCAATCTGGAGCTCAACCTGCGCACCGGCGGGCGCGGCAGCCGCTACGAACTGGTGGAGAATCTGATCTGCCGCCTGAGCGGGGCCGAGGCCGTGCTGGTGGTCAACAACAACGCCGCCGCCGTGCTGCTGATGCTGGACGGCTTCTGCAAGGGCGGCGAGGTGATCGTCTCGCGCGGCGAGCTGGTGGAGATCGGCGGCAGCTTCCGTATTCCGGAGGTCATGGAAAAAAGCGGCGCGCATCTGCGCGAGGTGGGGGCCACCAACCGCACCCATCTGCGCGACTATGCGGCGGCCATCAACGAAAACACCCGCGCCCTGCTGCGCGTGCATACGTCCAATTACCGCATCGTGGGCTTCCAGTCCTCCGTGCCCCTGCCGGAGCTGGCGGCTCTGGCGCGCGAACGCGGCCTGCCGCTGTTTGAGGATCTGGGCAGCGGCAGCTTCATGGATTTTTCGCCCTACGGCCTGCCCAACGAGCCCACCGTGCCCTCGGTGCTGGCGGGCGGCGCGGACCTGGTGACTTTTTCCGGAGACAAGGTGCTGGGCGGCCCCCAGGCCGGAATCATCGCCGGGCGCAAAGAGCTGGTGGACAGGCTCAAGAGCAATCCCCTGACCCGCGCCCTGCGCTGCGACAAGCTCTGCCTGGCCGCCCTGGAAGCCACCCTGCGCCTCTATCTGGACCCGGACAAGGCCCGCGAGCGCATCCCCACCCTGCGCCGCATCTGCCTGCGGCCCGAAGAACTGGCCAGGCGCGCCCGCGCCCTGGCCGTCCGCCTGCGCAAAGCCTTGGGCGGGGACTGCACCGTAAGCGTGCGCCCGGATGTCTCGCGCGTGGGCGGCGGGGCCTTTCCCCAATACGACCTGCCCACCAGCCTGGTCGGCCTCAAACCCGCGCGGATCAGCGCCACGGCCCTGAAAAACGCCCTGCTGGCTACCGACCCGCCCCTGCTGGGCCGTTTGGAGGACGACCACTTCTGCCTGGACCCGCGCACCCTGGAAAACAAGGAATACCCTCTGCTGCTGCGCGCACTGCGCATGGCGCTACAGGCGGCGGAAAGCAATCATAACCGACAAGGAATATAATCATGGAAAAAACACTTGCCTACAAACCGCAAAGCGCCTGGGAAACCTACGCCGATGCCAAACAGCGCAAAAGCATGGAAGCCCTGGCCGCCCGTTACATCGACTTTCTGACCCGCTGCAAGACCGAGCGCGAAACCGTGGATTATGCGCGCGAGCGCCTCAGCCAGGCCGGTTACAGCGAGGATTTCAGCAAGGAGCGCGTGCTGCGTCCCCTGCGCGGCAAGGCCCTGTTCGCGGCCCGGCGCGGCTCCGAACCCCTGGAAGAAGGCCTGGCGCTCATCGCGGCCCACGCGGACACCCCGCGTCTGGACTTCAAGCAGCGCCCGCTCATTGAGCAGCCCGGCGTGGCCCAGGCCAAGACCCACTATTACGGCGGCATCCGCAAGTATCAGTGGCTGGCGCGGCCCCTGGCCCTGCATGGGGTGGTCATTCGCGAAAACGGCGAAAGCCTTGCGGTGAGCATCGGAGAAAAGCCGGGCGAGCCGGTGTTCTGCATCGCGGACCTGCTGCCGCATCTGGCCCAGAAACAGAGCAGCCAGACCATCAGCGAGGCCTTTGAGGCCGAAAAGCTGAACATCATCCTGGCCCACAGCCCCAAGACCGTGAAAAAGGGAAAGGACAAGGACGCGCCCAAGGAACCGGTCAAGGAACAGCTGCTGGAGATTCTGCACAAAAAATACGGCATCAATGAAGAAGACCTGATCACCGCCGAACTCCAGGCCGTGCCCGCCGGACCGGCGCGCTTTGTGGGCTTTGACAAGGCCCTGGTGGGCGGTTACGGGCAGGACGACCGCATCTGCGTGTTCACGGCCCTGGAAGCCCTGCTGTCGGCCGAAAACGGCGCGCGGAACATGGCCGTGATCTTCTGGGACAAAGAGGAAATCGGCTCGGACGGCGCCACGGGCGCGGCCTCGCGCTTTTTCCAGTACTGCGTGGAAGACCTGGCCCGGGCCTGGGCTCCGGGCACGCCCGCCTCGCACGTGCTGCTGCACAGCCGGGCCCTTTCCGCCGACGTGCAGGCCGCTCTGGACCCGGATTTTCAGGAAGTTCACGAAAAGCAGAACGCGGCCCAGCTGGGCTACGGCCCCTGCTTCTCCAAGTTCACGGGTTCGCGCGGCAAATACGGAGCCAGCGAGGCGGACGCCGAATTTTTCGGCGAACTGCGCGGCCTGTATAATGCCAAAGGCATTCCCTGGCAGACCGCCGAACTGGGCAAGGTGGATCTGGGGGGCGGCGGCACAGTGGCCCTCTTTCTGGCGGCTTACGGCATGCGGGTCATCGACCTGGGCCCGGCCGTGCTCTCCATGCACAGTCCCTTTGAACTGGCCAGTTGCGCGGATCTCTACGCCACGTTGGAAGCCTACAGGACCTTTCTGGAAGCCTGAGTCTTTTCCGGCCCAGGTTGTTGAACCGGCCACCCGTCATACGGCGGGTGGCCGGTTTTTTACTCAATACACCGCATCACCCAATTTATAATTCATGCTGCAATAAGGCCCGTTGCTCCAGAGATTGCTTATAGTCCACAAGAATTTTTTTCGGTGATCCGATACGTTGTACCTTTCCCCCGTCAATCCAGATCAAGGTGTCGCACCGCTCCACTGTTGTCAGTCTATGCGCGATGGTAATGGTTGTAATGCTCTGGGGAAGAGAAAAAATGGTATTCATAATGGCGGATTCCACGCCGCCATCCAGTGCACTTGTAGCTTCATCAAGAATGAGCACAGACGGTTCCGCGTACAAGGCGCGGGCAATGGACAGTCGTTGCGCCTGTCCTCCAGACAGGCCGCCGCCGCCTTGTCCCAAAGTGAAGTTGATGCCACGCTGCTCCACGATATCCAGTTCGGCCATGCGGCAGGCTCGCAGAACCTTCTCTTCATCCCACGGCTTGCCCCATTGGCTGAAGGCCACGTTTTCCGCCAATGTTCCCGGAAGAATGTAGGGATTCTGCGGGACATAGCCTACACGTGCACAGTAAGCGGCCCGATCGGCAGGCGACATAGTCCTGCCGTCCACAAGCATTTCCCCCTCTGTTGGCTCGATCAATCCACTCAGAATGGAAGCAATGGAACTTTTTCCCGCACCGGACTGGCCGATAATGCCGACTTTACTTCCGCATGTAATGGAGAACGAAATGTTACTCAGACAATCAGCCTCAGCCGTGGGATAACGGAAAAAAACATGCTCAAACGAGATGCTGCGTCGCAATACGAAGGTAGGAGAAGGGTCCGGCAATGAGGACACAGGATGCTGCAGAGCTTCTTCCACTTTGTCCAGGCAGTCGAGAGCGGCATGGCGTGTTCCGCGTACAACCACCAAAGCGCCAAGGGAGCGGTTGAGCAATGGCAGCACGCGCCAGGCTATCAGCATGATCATGGTCAGCACAGCTGTGATATGCACCATGGAACTGTCTAAAAAGGTCAGCATAATCCAGAGCGTCACAACAATAGACAGAAAACCGGCTGTTTCCAGTATCCATGTCGGCGCGGAAGGAGCAATACTCAAAAAAGTTCTGTATGGTATGCCTTCTTTACAGGACTTTTCAAAATTTTTGAAAAAGACGTCTTGCTGACGATATATGAGCATTTCGCGTACGCCGTGCATGGCGTTCATGGTCACCTTGTTTTGTTCCCGTGCCCATTCGGCGGCCTCCAATCCTGCGTGATCCATCGATCCTCTGAGACGTCTGTATATAGCTACGGCAAGACCGATTATAACGGCCATAACCAAAAGAATGATACCTGGCGTGGCAACAACAAGAGCCAATGCCATTGCAAGCGCAATTGCGGCGTAACTGTATACCGACATGAGATGTATAACCATGCGCCCCAGTTGATCACGCCACGACAAAGCCTGAAACATGGCGCCGCTGTCACCTGCCAGGTGCTGAATATAGGGGCTATATAAAAAATGCTGAAAAACTGTTTCACCGGCAAACAGGGAGATGCGTTCGCCCAATTGGTTAGTTTTGTAGTTAACGAAAGCTGAAATGGCATTTTTGGCTGCAATCAGACCCGCCGCCAGCGCCGCGATAAGCAGGGCGAACTGGCGCGGATCCGCAGTAAGCCCTTGTAGCTGGGGGAAGTGGCTCAAAAGGCGCGCGGCGACAGGGTGAGAGAGTATCCGTTCCGGCGCCGTGATGCTGACAGCAAGAAAGGAGATAGCGGCAATGGAGCCGATTTCCAGTACGGCCTGCAGCACCACACAGGCAAACACGCGTCGTATGGCGCGTTGCAGGCATTTCGGCAACGCCTTGAATATCCGCACAAAGTCGGCAAAGAATTTTGAAAAAAGCGATGGCAACATGATCCTCGTTAATCCGATCAATCAGGCTGGGTGTTTTCCGTCAATAAAGCCTACCACGTCATGCAGCCTGGCCGGGATGTCAATATGCTGCGGACAATGCTTGAGACAATGGCCGCAACACTCGCAGGCCGTCGCCTGTGAGGTGGGAGGAATGGCGCGATACACAAGAGCGAAATCGCCGCGCTTACGATGATTATAGGCGGCAAACACGCCCGGGATGTCTACCCCATGCGGACAGGGCGAGCAATAGCCGCAACCGGTGCAAGGGATGTCGCCTGAGGCGCGATAGATAGCTGCCACCTTTTGCAAAATGGCTCGCTCATCATCCGACAAGGGACGAAAGCGTTTCATGGTCGCAAGATTGTCTTCCACATGCGCCATGGCGCTCATACCGCTGAGTACCACCATGACGTTGGGCAGTGAGGCCGCGTAACGAATGGCCCATGAGGCCGGGCTGGCCCCGGACGCGGCCTTGAGCAGAGTGTCGGCTTCAGCGGGTAAATTAGCCAGCGAACCGCCGCGCACAGGCTCCATGATGACGGCAGGCAAGCCGCGCTCTTCCAACAACGCATAAAGCCATTTGGCGTTACACGCTTCCCAGTCAACGTAGTTAAGCTGAATTTGGGCAAAGTTCCAGGTATGCTCATCCAGAATCTGCCGAAAGACCTCAGGGGAATCATGGAAGGAAAAACCTATATGCCGCACCAGCCCCTGTTCTTTTTTCTCACGCAGCCAAGCATAGATGCCGAGTTGCTCCGCCCTCGCGTACAAAGAGGCATTCAATCCGTGCAACAGATAGAAATCGAAATAGTTCACGCGGCACTTCTTGAGCTGCGATTTGAACATATGCTCCGCTTCATCTCGCGATTTCAGCGTCCATAAGGGCAGCTTGTCCGCCAAAAAATAGCTCTCGCGAGGATGCTTATTCAAAATTCTGCCCAGAAGCAACTCACTGATCCCCTTGTGATAAGTGAATGCCGTGTCAAAATAATTCACGCCTTCAGCCAAGGCACGATCAACCATGGCTTCGGTAAGGACCTGATCAATGGCGGACGCGCTTCCGGGCAGTAAGGGTAGACGCATGGCTCCGAAGCCGAGCAGAGAGACGTCAATGTCAAATCGGGCAATATATCTTTTCTCCATGCCTGACCCCATTTATTTGTCGCCGGACTGCATAGCTGGCGGAATGACCTCCGACTGCGGTGCACAGTAGCCGCAAGCCACGAAGGAATCTTTCTTATAAAAAGCCACCAGGCGTTGCCGCGTATCGCCAGTGATGTTCTCACGTAGACGAATGACGTCTTCCTCGGGAGTAGGCACTAATCCCAGCAACTCTCCAATGGAGGCGCGCGGACAGATGGCCAGCACGCCGTTGAGAATCTGCAGGCTGTGCTTGCACCAGCAGTTTGCGAACATCTTGCGGGTCTGTTCGGATGTATAGCCCTGGCCCTTAAGGGGATGCTGCCGATACCACGACAATTCCGAATAAAGCGGATGCCTGATCCCACGTTCATTCAGGCGGGCAACAGTTTCCTCGTAATGCAGCTGAGTCTTTAAGGCCGGGTTTACGCCATAATTGTTGATGGCCAGATAGACCTTGTCCTTATGCCGTTCAATGGCGTCCAACAGCAGCTCGGAAGGGACAATGGTGCCGTTGGTAATAAGCTCCACAAGCTCAATCTTGCCGCAGGCGGCGCTGTAGTCGACGATTTCCGGCAAAGCTCTGTTCAGCAGAGGCTCACCTCCGTGCAGAAAAAGACGCTTGATACCGTCCACCCCGGCGGTAACGGCATCGAGCTCCCGCTTAAAATCGCTGAAGCCGAGGTCCATGTGAGTAAAATTTTTATGCAGTTCGGGATTCTCGAACAGAGGCGACAGGGCGATACAGTCCTGACAATGCAGCGTGCAGCGCGTGGTCAGTGAAAAGCCGATTTGAGGCAGGCAGAATCGGCTTTTACTGTAAAAATCTTCCAACTCGTCCACCAGAAAACGCCGTACATAGTCGAGCTTTTTGCGGGGATCAAGAAAATGCCCTTCATGCCACAGCATGAATTTTTTCAAATCATTGACAAAACGATTTTCCGCGTTGCGCACGAAATATCGATGAAAAAAGCTGTCTTCGACGCAGTAGCGCTCCTGAAGCTCATGCATGTCTTTTATCTCCCGCCAGCCGGGCGCGCAGAATAGTGCCATAATCCCTGAACTGCCTGTTTTTCATGATTCTACTCGTATTGGTAGCGTGAAGCCTCCGCATGACGGAAATCATCTCCAACTTTTTGCAGATAATGCCGTATTTCTCCATGCGCAGAAGGTAATCAACCGCCTGACCGGCACGATAATTTTCATTAAAAGTGCCCACGAGCTCCGGTACTCTACAGTGCATGAGCACGGCCCCGGTCATAAGGCCAAAGTACGGCAAGGAACGCGGCACAATTGCAGCGCGAGTGCGTTCATCGAGATCGGGTGAAATGAAATCTTGCGCCCTGGCCGCCACGGCCAGCAGGTCAACCTCCCCTTCCAAAGCATGCAACATGGTCGCCAGCGCTCCCTCACAAAGTACGTCGTCCTGATCCAGCATCATGAGATACGTACCGACGGCATGGACGATACCGGTATTACAAGCTCTGGCAATGCCGCTATGCGTCATCGGGATCACCGTACAGCCCATGGATGCCGCAATTTCGCGAGAATTGTCCGTGGAACCGTCGTCCACAACAATGATCTCCGCCGACACCCCCTGCCGCCAGACGCTGTCCAAGGTTTCTTGCAGATAGGCCGCACCGTTCCAGACCGGCATGACAATGGAAATCAGGACACTGGGATCGGTTTGTGGCATTATGAAAAGTCCTTTTTCCAGCTTAGGGAATGGTAGTCGCCATAGCCCCAGTTGCCAAAGCAGTTGGCACACTCGGAATGCGGCGGGTAACCCACCATTTGTCTGCGTCGTAGCCGCAGCATGGCCGCTGTATTGAAGCAGTCCGCGTCATGGAACACATTACCGCATGAGCCGTCCGGCACCACCTTGCGCAGACAGCCGCCTATATCTCCATTGCCGTCCACATTGATGACCGCGCAATAAGAGCGACAGGAATTACAGGGCGTCATATAGTCGGGATAAGGGGGCAGGTCGATGGGGTACCTCCGGCCTTCGGCCAGTTCCGCGATGGTTGAGATAATCTCCGTATCCTGGGCGGTAATGATCTTCGCCATTTGCACTTTGTCACTGGCATCATAGCAAAGCGGATTATACAACAGCAGATGGGACGGCTCCAGCGTATCACAGAGATCAAGTACCTTCCGCAAGTCATCGAGCTTGTCCCTGTCAACAATATAGGAAATGCAGACCTGGCGGCAGACCCGCCGGTAGACGCCCCATGAACGCATGACACTTTTAAAGCCGTCAACACCGGTGTAGGAATTAAAGGAATTCCGGTCGTGTCCATAGAGGCTTACGCTGATACGCGAAAAACAACCGTCCAGTTCGCCCACTTTTCCAGAGTTAACGCCATTAGTATCCAGAATGATACCCTTGCCCGCTTCGGCCAGAGAGCGCACGATGTCCGAAAATTCCGGGGCCAGCGTGGGCTCACCCTGCCCAGCCATGGCGAAGACGGCAATGCCAGGGTATTGCCCCAACAAAGCGCGAACCACTTCCAGACTCACGGGCGGCGTTTGTCGCACGCCGATTTTGGCGCGGCGGCACCACGAGCAGGCCAGATTACAGCGCGAGGTCATAAAAAGTGTACAAGCGGGAGGTTCTGCATGGCAGGCGTTGCCCAAGACCCCCATGGGCGAAACTATACCAAGTGCGTGCTTCATCAGGGACGGCTCCGTAGCGTTCTGCAGCGCTGGGCTTGCAGTTTATCAAGGGCGGCAAAAAATTGCAGAAGCTCGTTATGTTCAAGACAGGCAAGCAAATGTTTATCCTCATCCCCCAGAACCCCGACAAAAGTGTCGGCATCGAACTTCGGGCAGGTTCGAACAATCTTGAATAGCTGTCTGTTTTTAGCTTCAATAAAACGCCGTACAGATGCCCTTCGGTTACGGGCGGCAATATGAATAAAAAGAGCAAACAGCGAGGCCAGCACATAATTGAAACTGGCAGCGGAAACCACGTCTTGTGTGGCCAGTTGCGTGATCATACCCAAGGCCCGGTAATGGGAAATGATGGTGCGGACATCCGGGGCGGAAAAAGAGGCCGAACCACGCCGGGGCGTGATAAGCGCATGCGCCGTGTCGTCAAGAGCTATGCGCTCGGCCCGCAGGGCGGCGCTGAAAGCGAAAACCAGATCTTCCGAGGCATGCAGCCGCTCGGAAAAGCGCAGTCCGTGCTCCCGCAGAAAGGTCGAGCGATAAATGGCCGAGCAGAACTGGATATAAAAATTATTCTTGTCCTGGCGAATTTTGGCGTTGATGCTGTAATTGATCCCGGAATGCCCCAAGTACGCGTAATTGCCCTTGGCAATGTCGGCCCCCTCCCGCCGCGCCGCCGTAAGCAGGCGCTCGCAAAAATCAGGAGCAAGGGCGTCGTCGCTGTCCACAAAGGCCATGTACTCGCCAGCGGCGGTCTCAATGCCGGTGTTGCGGGCGCGGGAAACGCCCCTGTTGCGCTCGTGCCGCAAAATGCGCACCCGCGCGTCGGCCAGCGCATAACGACGCAGCATAGACAAGGAATCGTCAGTGCTGCCGTCGTCC is a genomic window containing:
- a CDS encoding radical SAM protein gives rise to the protein MHELQERYCVEDSFFHRYFVRNAENRFVNDLKKFMLWHEGHFLDPRKKLDYVRRFLVDELEDFYSKSRFCLPQIGFSLTTRCTLHCQDCIALSPLFENPELHKNFTHMDLGFSDFKRELDAVTAGVDGIKRLFLHGGEPLLNRALPEIVDYSAACGKIELVELITNGTIVPSELLLDAIERHKDKVYLAINNYGVNPALKTQLHYEETVARLNERGIRHPLYSELSWYRQHPLKGQGYTSEQTRKMFANCWCKHSLQILNGVLAICPRASIGELLGLVPTPEEDVIRLRENITGDTRQRLVAFYKKDSFVACGYCAPQSEVIPPAMQSGDK
- a CDS encoding aminopeptidase, with the protein product MEKTLAYKPQSAWETYADAKQRKSMEALAARYIDFLTRCKTERETVDYARERLSQAGYSEDFSKERVLRPLRGKALFAARRGSEPLEEGLALIAAHADTPRLDFKQRPLIEQPGVAQAKTHYYGGIRKYQWLARPLALHGVVIRENGESLAVSIGEKPGEPVFCIADLLPHLAQKQSSQTISEAFEAEKLNIILAHSPKTVKKGKDKDAPKEPVKEQLLEILHKKYGINEEDLITAELQAVPAGPARFVGFDKALVGGYGQDDRICVFTALEALLSAENGARNMAVIFWDKEEIGSDGATGAASRFFQYCVEDLARAWAPGTPASHVLLHSRALSADVQAALDPDFQEVHEKQNAAQLGYGPCFSKFTGSRGKYGASEADAEFFGELRGLYNAKGIPWQTAELGKVDLGGGGTVALFLAAYGMRVIDLGPAVLSMHSPFELASCADLYATLEAYRTFLEA
- a CDS encoding radical SAM protein: MKHALGIVSPMGVLGNACHAEPPACTLFMTSRCNLACSWCRRAKIGVRQTPPVSLEVVRALLGQYPGIAVFAMAGQGEPTLAPEFSDIVRSLAEAGKGIILDTNGVNSGKVGELDGCFSRISVSLYGHDRNSFNSYTGVDGFKSVMRSWGVYRRVCRQVCISYIVDRDKLDDLRKVLDLCDTLEPSHLLLYNPLCYDASDKVQMAKIITAQDTEIISTIAELAEGRRYPIDLPPYPDYMTPCNSCRSYCAVINVDGNGDIGGCLRKVVPDGSCGNVFHDADCFNTAAMLRLRRRQMVGYPPHSECANCFGNWGYGDYHSLSWKKDFS
- the selA gene encoding L-seryl-tRNA(Sec) selenium transferase; the encoded protein is MNELFRAIPATDLCLDALIVADQNLEAAPRALLRELVTQFWDARREDIRAGRCREAAQLNLEAQLPALLAYVRAGLRPRLRPVLNATGVVVHTNLGRSVLAEEARQAVALAADGYCNLELNLRTGGRGSRYELVENLICRLSGAEAVLVVNNNAAAVLLMLDGFCKGGEVIVSRGELVEIGGSFRIPEVMEKSGAHLREVGATNRTHLRDYAAAINENTRALLRVHTSNYRIVGFQSSVPLPELAALARERGLPLFEDLGSGSFMDFSPYGLPNEPTVPSVLAGGADLVTFSGDKVLGGPQAGIIAGRKELVDRLKSNPLTRALRCDKLCLAALEATLRLYLDPDKARERIPTLRRICLRPEELARRARALAVRLRKALGGDCTVSVRPDVSRVGGGAFPQYDLPTSLVGLKPARISATALKNALLATDPPLLGRLEDDHFCLDPRTLENKEYPLLLRALRMALQAAESNHNRQGI
- a CDS encoding glycosyltransferase family 2 protein; its protein translation is MPQTDPSVLISIVMPVWNGAAYLQETLDSVWRQGVSAEIIVVDDGSTDNSREIAASMGCTVIPMTHSGIARACNTGIVHAVGTYLMMLDQDDVLCEGALATMLHALEGEVDLLAVAARAQDFISPDLDERTRAAIVPRSLPYFGLMTGAVLMHCRVPELVGTFNENYRAGQAVDYLLRMEKYGIICKKLEMISVMRRLHATNTSRIMKNRQFRDYGTILRARLAGDKRHA
- a CDS encoding bifunctional folylpolyglutamate synthase/dihydrofolate synthase, producing the protein MRTSFQNVREVLAHLDGLGLFHMDLSLNRMHRALGALDLTRPPFTVVQILGTNGKGSTAAFLASLCMAHGCKTGLYTSPHFVSPEERIRVDGRTWPAESWTAHANEIMAAAPDLTYFEFLTVLALLLFREEKVDVAVLEAGLGGRHDATTAVPADLLCYAPIALDHRDVLGPTLTAIATDKAAAVRGPAPVCTAPQFPEAARCLEEAARAHKAMLFQAAPLPAASAPGLGLAGPHQLVNAGLALAAWRHLAPLLGKNADNTAAQAHGLAHAFLPGRLQSVPGTKDYPPMLLDGAHNPHGMRALLWALDAADIRPAGAVFSCLGDKDWRTSALMLKHWLGEAPLVIPALDNPRAADPREVARACDGLPPATATVFEGPRALPDALAAARRLEGAGPERPVLLTGSLYLLAEFFALFPHLLAAVPPKALP
- a CDS encoding aldo/keto reductase; this translates as MEKRYIARFDIDVSLLGFGAMRLPLLPGSASAIDQVLTEAMVDRALAEGVNYFDTAFTYHKGISELLLGRILNKHPRESYFLADKLPLWTLKSRDEAEHMFKSQLKKCRVNYFDFYLLHGLNASLYARAEQLGIYAWLREKKEQGLVRHIGFSFHDSPEVFRQILDEHTWNFAQIQLNYVDWEACNAKWLYALLEERGLPAVIMEPVRGGSLANLPAEADTLLKAASGASPASWAIRYAASLPNVMVVLSGMSAMAHVEDNLATMKRFRPLSDDERAILQKVAAIYRASGDIPCTGCGYCSPCPHGVDIPGVFAAYNHRKRGDFALVYRAIPPTSQATACECCGHCLKHCPQHIDIPARLHDVVGFIDGKHPA
- a CDS encoding glycosyltransferase family 2 protein; translation: MPILSIIIPVFNTQKTLPACLDSVLEQTVTDIEALCVDDGSTDDSLSMLRRYALADARVRILRHERNRGVSRARNTGIETAAGEYMAFVDSDDALAPDFCERLLTAARREGADIAKGNYAYLGHSGINYSINAKIRQDKNNFYIQFCSAIYRSTFLREHGLRFSERLHASEDLVFAFSAALRAERIALDDTAHALITPRRGSASFSAPDVRTIISHYRALGMITQLATQDVVSAASFNYVLASLFALFIHIAARNRRASVRRFIEAKNRQLFKIVRTCPKFDADTFVGVLGDEDKHLLACLEHNELLQFFAALDKLQAQRCRTLRSRP
- a CDS encoding ATP-binding cassette domain-containing protein; protein product: MLPSLFSKFFADFVRIFKALPKCLQRAIRRVFACVVLQAVLEIGSIAAISFLAVSITAPERILSHPVAARLLSHFPQLQGLTADPRQFALLIAALAAGLIAAKNAISAFVNYKTNQLGERISLFAGETVFQHFLYSPYIQHLAGDSGAMFQALSWRDQLGRMVIHLMSVYSYAAIALAMALALVVATPGIILLVMAVIIGLAVAIYRRLRGSMDHAGLEAAEWAREQNKVTMNAMHGVREMLIYRQQDVFFKNFEKSCKEGIPYRTFLSIAPSAPTWILETAGFLSIVVTLWIMLTFLDSSMVHITAVLTMIMLIAWRVLPLLNRSLGALVVVRGTRHAALDCLDKVEEALQHPVSSLPDPSPTFVLRRSISFEHVFFRYPTAEADCLSNISFSITCGSKVGIIGQSGAGKSSIASILSGLIEPTEGEMLVDGRTMSPADRAAYCARVGYVPQNPYILPGTLAENVAFSQWGKPWDEEKVLRACRMAELDIVEQRGINFTLGQGGGGLSGGQAQRLSIARALYAEPSVLILDEATSALDGGVESAIMNTIFSLPQSITTITIAHRLTTVERCDTLIWIDGGKVQRIGSPKKILVDYKQSLEQRALLQHEL